From the genome of Thermodesulfobacteriota bacterium, one region includes:
- a CDS encoding acyl-CoA dehydrogenase family protein, translating into MDFFLTEEQKAVKRLARDFAEKEIIPVVAEDDCAHRFQREIILKMADHGFFGAAFPEKYGGSNLGFVAHAIIVEEISRAESSLRHFFNMQALTCPLTILNWGTEKQKEKYVQKLIRCEIFGVNAMTEPNAGSDFASIQTTATEDGDSFIINGSKMWISNAPIMDVGVVYVKTDPMIVPKHKGISCFIVEKEMPGITRKEIKDKLGHHCAPTGELIFEDCRVPRENLVGELGQGFKIAMNTLDYGRISVAAGAVGVAQACIDESIRYCNEREAFGKKIGEFQMNQQKIADMIAGTEAARILLYKAAFLADKKVRNTLESTIAKHVASETCVRAARFAVEIFGGYGYSEEYPVARLYRDAILYQTGEGSSNITSMIIALDSLGWKRVRVEY; encoded by the coding sequence ATGGATTTCTTTTTAACAGAAGAGCAGAAGGCTGTAAAAAGACTGGCACGAGATTTCGCTGAAAAGGAGATCATACCAGTAGTGGCTGAAGATGATTGCGCCCACAGGTTTCAGAGGGAGATTATACTGAAAATGGCAGATCATGGTTTTTTTGGAGCGGCGTTCCCTGAGAAGTACGGAGGTTCCAACCTTGGTTTTGTAGCTCATGCCATAATAGTAGAGGAGATTTCCAGAGCAGAGTCCTCTCTGAGACACTTCTTTAACATGCAGGCACTTACCTGCCCTTTGACTATCCTCAACTGGGGTACAGAAAAACAAAAGGAGAAGTATGTACAAAAGCTGATCCGATGCGAGATATTTGGTGTAAATGCCATGACAGAGCCAAATGCAGGTTCTGATTTTGCATCTATCCAGACAACTGCCACAGAGGATGGTGATTCTTTTATCATCAATGGCTCCAAGATGTGGATCAGTAATGCCCCTATAATGGATGTAGGGGTGGTTTATGTAAAGACTGATCCCATGATTGTACCCAAACACAAAGGGATCTCGTGTTTTATTGTTGAAAAGGAGATGCCCGGCATCACAAGAAAAGAGATAAAGGATAAACTGGGGCATCACTGTGCACCTACAGGCGAACTTATATTTGAAGATTGTAGGGTGCCAAGAGAAAACCTGGTTGGAGAGTTGGGGCAGGGTTTTAAAATAGCAATGAATACCCTGGACTACGGGCGTATAAGTGTAGCGGCAGGTGCTGTTGGGGTTGCCCAGGCATGTATAGATGAGAGTATCAGATACTGCAATGAAAGAGAGGCATTTGGCAAGAAAATCGGCGAGTTTCAGATGAATCAGCAAAAGATCGCCGATATGATAGCCGGCACAGAGGCTGCCAGGATACTCCTATACAAGGCTGCCTTTCTGGCGGATAAGAAAGTCAGGAATACCCTTGAGAGTACTATAGCAAAGCATGTGGCATCAGAGACCTGTGTGAGGGCAGCTCGATTTGCAGTAGAGATATTTGGCGGTTACGGATATTCAGAGGAGTATCCGGTAGCCAGGCTCTATCGTGATGCCATCCTTTACCAAACAGGAGAGGGGTCTTCCAATATTACCAGTATGATCATTGCATTAGACAGTTTGGGGTGGAAGAGGGTAAGGGTGGAGTATTAA
- a CDS encoding CoA transferase: MKKALEGVKVLDLTQFEAGTTCTVLLAFLGADVIKVENPATGDLGRLSFSEKRAEGIDSFYFILLNLSKKSTTLDLKSAKGKEIFKEMVKKADIVVNNFTVGTMENLGLDYKVLKEVNPKIIYASITGFGTYGPYKDFPCFDIVAQATGGLMGVTGYPENPPTKVGTGLGDSIGAINLAVGILGALYQREKTGEGQEVEVAMQDAIFNTLRPVYNFYYVGGSKPIERTGNKTKMIAPWNSYKTTDGYVVIGLLTNPLWENLLKAIGREDALPDPRFADPLIRGANCDAVDSMIEDWTSKRSKMEAMSYLAERGVPCGAVLDMTELLNNPHLRERGMVTEIEHPTRGKVAILGSPIKLSKSEIKIQPAPLLGQHNEEIYASMMNFSKDDLAKLKEEKVI; this comes from the coding sequence ATGAAAAAGGCGTTAGAAGGCGTTAAGGTGTTGGATTTAACCCAATTCGAGGCAGGGACTACATGCACAGTATTACTGGCGTTCCTGGGAGCAGATGTAATAAAGGTTGAAAACCCGGCAACAGGAGATTTGGGGAGACTTTCTTTTTCAGAGAAGCGAGCCGAAGGGATTGACTCATTCTACTTTATCCTTTTAAACCTGAGCAAGAAGAGTACAACCCTGGATTTAAAGAGTGCGAAAGGGAAAGAGATATTCAAGGAGATGGTTAAGAAAGCGGATATAGTGGTCAACAACTTTACCGTCGGAACCATGGAGAATCTCGGTCTAGATTATAAGGTGCTGAAGGAAGTAAATCCCAAGATTATATATGCATCCATTACCGGATTCGGAACCTATGGACCTTATAAGGACTTTCCCTGCTTTGACATAGTGGCCCAGGCAACCGGGGGGCTGATGGGTGTAACTGGGTACCCTGAGAATCCTCCTACCAAGGTCGGGACAGGTCTAGGCGACAGTATAGGTGCTATTAACCTCGCTGTGGGTATACTTGGTGCGTTGTACCAGAGGGAGAAGACCGGTGAAGGCCAGGAGGTGGAGGTTGCTATGCAGGATGCCATATTCAATACCTTAAGACCAGTTTACAACTTTTATTATGTCGGTGGCAGCAAACCCATAGAGCGAACCGGTAACAAGACGAAGATGATAGCACCGTGGAACAGTTACAAGACTACAGATGGATACGTAGTTATAGGGCTTTTGACAAACCCCCTGTGGGAAAACCTCCTGAAAGCTATAGGGAGGGAAGATGCCCTTCCAGACCCAAGGTTTGCTGATCCATTAATCCGCGGGGCGAATTGTGATGCGGTGGATAGTATGATCGAGGACTGGACATCAAAGAGGTCGAAGATGGAGGCTATGTCGTACTTAGCTGAGAGAGGTGTCCCGTGTGGTGCCGTTCTGGACATGACAGAGCTCTTAAATAACCCTCATCTCAGAGAGAGGGGTATGGTTACCGAGATTGAACATCCTACCAGAGGTAAAGTCGCTATCCTTGGGTCACCCATCAAGTTATCAAAATCAGAGATAAAAATCCAGCCCGCTCCCCTCCTTGGTCAGCATAATGAGGAAATATACGCTTCTATGATGAATTTTTCCAAGGACGACCTTGCCAAGCTGAAGGAGGAAAAGGTAATATAA
- a CDS encoding 2-oxoacid:acceptor oxidoreductase family protein: protein MIRIRIHGRGGQGAVTFAHMLCLAATEEGKFGQSSQGQSWDRRGTPMEGYARIGNKPISERGFIIEPDYVVVLDSTIVGGVNLEAGLKDDGKIIVNSPVNLKFKNPSFCVDATSIALDKLKAPITNTAMLGAFARVSGLVSLDSAEKGVRKILGKKFPEEVINNNINAVKAAFNEVIR from the coding sequence ATGATTAGAATAAGGATCCACGGGAGAGGTGGACAGGGTGCCGTTACCTTTGCCCATATGTTATGTTTGGCTGCTACTGAGGAGGGCAAGTTTGGGCAGTCTTCCCAGGGACAGAGTTGGGATAGGAGGGGTACTCCTATGGAGGGATACGCCAGAATAGGAAATAAGCCTATATCAGAGAGAGGCTTCATTATTGAGCCTGATTATGTGGTCGTATTAGACTCAACAATAGTAGGCGGAGTGAACCTGGAGGCAGGTTTAAAGGATGATGGGAAGATTATTGTCAATTCACCTGTTAATCTCAAGTTTAAGAACCCATCGTTCTGTGTCGATGCAACATCTATCGCTCTCGATAAGCTGAAGGCTCCTATAACGAATACTGCAATGTTGGGAGCATTTGCACGAGTTTCAGGACTCGTAAGCCTGGATTCTGCTGAAAAGGGAGTCAGAAAAATACTCGGGAAAAAATTTCCGGAGGAAGTTATTAACAACAATATAAATGCCGTTAAAGCTGCGTTTAATGAGGTAATAAGATGA
- a CDS encoding 4Fe-4S binding protein, translated as MMRKEYIRGGSIHKSGTSVVYKTGGWRVFKPILDQSKCNNCKLCYWYCPDNSVIWEKDNIAINYEYCKGCGICAYECPKDAIEMEREKL; from the coding sequence ATGATGCGAAAAGAATACATAAGAGGAGGAAGCATTCATAAGTCGGGAACTTCTGTAGTTTATAAGACCGGTGGATGGAGGGTCTTTAAACCCATTCTTGACCAATCTAAGTGCAATAACTGTAAGCTGTGTTACTGGTACTGTCCTGATAATTCGGTAATATGGGAAAAGGATAATATTGCAATAAACTATGAGTACTGCAAAGGTTGTGGTATTTGTGCCTATGAATGTCCGAAAGATGCAATTGAAATGGAAAGGGAAAAACTATGA
- a CDS encoding thiamine pyrophosphate-dependent enzyme — MRMYLSGSESVAHGVRLSRVDVVSAYPITPNSLVLEALSNMIDDKELDADSVNAESEMGAMNICAGATAAGVRAFTCTCAQGLAYMKEMLWMASGMALPVVVAVTSRAIGSPQTFASDFSDSLSERDASFLQFYCENAQEALDSIIMAYKISENEQVLLPSFVVIEGFRLSHTYELVDVPDQEVVDRFLPRYNPKHAFIDPKYPIMQGGPALSASLFDSLKYQQYMALQAAKGIIKETCREFAGLFGRNYHGLTESYKIDDAEMAVIVMGSVAGVARDMVDEYREKGQKIGMLKLRCFRPFPKEEIIEALKGVKKILVLDRATSPGSDGITYLETKAALHHSPAIVSNFIIGSQDMLQGDIATIVDTTLNRDDEFVEWYNQGFKEEVLDVIGYDNYERLQRSEDVDRQIEEGEHIQAFGNPFCPGCGGLICIKLALSVFDKNTFVTANAGCLGVIPAAFPQTCLKVPGAFFSFSSAGGAASGVEVALKRKGMDTDIFLYGGDGGILDIGLQTLSGALERGHNITYLLYDNEAYMNTGVQRSSATPYLARTKTTPSGKRTRKKDIMRIVEAHENVYTATASPAYPKDLLRKIKKAREHEGPSFVYVIAPCPTGWEFDASLTIEVARLAVETGFLVLYEYEDGKRTISRMPKRRKPVEEYLSKQGRFSHLTSEQIAEIQNDVDKRFNELVSQSKLNG, encoded by the coding sequence ATGAGAATGTATTTGTCAGGTTCTGAAAGTGTAGCCCATGGTGTAAGGCTCTCGAGGGTAGATGTTGTATCTGCTTATCCTATTACACCAAATTCCCTCGTTTTAGAGGCATTGTCAAACATGATTGATGACAAGGAATTAGATGCTGACTCTGTTAATGCTGAATCAGAGATGGGAGCTATGAATATCTGTGCTGGGGCAACTGCAGCTGGAGTCAGAGCCTTTACATGCACCTGTGCTCAGGGTTTAGCATATATGAAAGAGATGCTATGGATGGCTTCGGGGATGGCATTACCCGTGGTTGTAGCCGTTACCAGTCGTGCAATCGGTTCCCCTCAGACCTTTGCGTCGGATTTTTCTGATTCACTATCCGAAAGGGATGCAAGCTTTCTTCAATTCTATTGTGAAAATGCCCAGGAAGCCCTTGATTCTATAATTATGGCATATAAGATAAGTGAGAATGAACAAGTCCTCCTTCCCAGTTTCGTGGTAATAGAGGGGTTTCGTTTATCCCATACCTATGAACTGGTAGATGTTCCTGATCAAGAGGTGGTGGATCGATTCTTACCCAGGTATAACCCAAAGCATGCATTCATAGATCCAAAATATCCTATAATGCAGGGAGGACCAGCCCTTTCGGCATCCCTTTTTGATAGCTTGAAGTATCAGCAGTATATGGCGCTGCAGGCAGCAAAAGGAATCATCAAAGAAACCTGCAGGGAATTTGCTGGTCTTTTTGGTAGAAACTACCATGGGTTAACCGAATCCTATAAGATTGATGATGCAGAAATGGCAGTAATAGTTATGGGCTCTGTAGCGGGTGTGGCAAGAGATATGGTAGACGAATACAGAGAAAAGGGGCAAAAGATAGGAATGTTGAAGCTAAGATGTTTTAGACCTTTTCCTAAAGAAGAAATTATTGAAGCGCTGAAAGGTGTCAAAAAGATATTAGTTCTGGACAGGGCAACTTCTCCTGGCTCTGACGGCATAACGTATCTGGAGACAAAGGCAGCCCTGCATCATTCCCCTGCTATTGTATCTAACTTTATTATAGGGAGCCAGGATATGCTTCAGGGGGATATTGCAACTATCGTGGATACCACTTTGAACAGAGATGATGAATTCGTTGAATGGTATAACCAGGGATTCAAAGAGGAGGTTCTCGATGTTATTGGGTATGATAATTATGAGAGGCTGCAGAGATCTGAGGACGTTGACAGGCAGATTGAGGAAGGTGAGCATATACAGGCGTTTGGAAACCCATTTTGCCCTGGATGTGGGGGGCTAATCTGCATAAAACTGGCATTGAGTGTATTCGATAAAAATACTTTTGTTACTGCGAATGCCGGCTGTCTCGGGGTCATACCTGCGGCTTTTCCTCAAACCTGTCTTAAGGTCCCCGGAGCATTTTTTAGCTTCAGCAGCGCTGGAGGTGCAGCAAGCGGGGTAGAGGTTGCATTGAAGAGAAAGGGGATGGATACGGATATCTTTCTCTATGGAGGAGATGGAGGCATCCTTGATATCGGTTTACAGACCCTTTCTGGGGCGTTGGAAAGGGGTCATAATATAACATACCTCCTGTATGACAATGAAGCCTATATGAACACAGGTGTTCAAAGGAGCAGCGCCACCCCTTACCTGGCACGTACAAAAACAACACCATCAGGGAAAAGAACTCGTAAGAAGGATATAATGAGGATAGTAGAAGCCCACGAAAATGTATATACTGCTACAGCCTCTCCTGCCTATCCCAAGGATTTATTGCGTAAAATCAAAAAAGCGCGGGAACATGAAGGCCCGTCTTTTGTATATGTTATCGCCCCCTGCCCAACGGGATGGGAGTTCGATGCATCGTTAACCATAGAGGTTGCCCGTCTTGCCGTGGAGACGGGTTTTCTCGTTCTCTATGAATATGAAGATGGAAAGAGAACTATAAGCAGGATGCCAAAGAGGAGGAAACCTGTAGAAGAATATCTCTCAAAACAGGGAAGGTTCTCACACCTCACATCGGAACAGATAGCAGAGATACAGAATGATGTGGATAAGAGATTCAATGAGCTGGTCAGTCAGTCAAAATTAAATGGGTAG
- a CDS encoding CoA pyrophosphatase, translating to MDISNNNKSIDNMKDRIKKVLSQRTKKTIVDDSFKPSGVLLPLFYKDDKYHILFTKRTEDVEHHKGQISFPGGAYDEGDETLMTTALRESYEEVGIKSEDVEILGELDDIVTTTKFIISPFVGFIPYPYEFEVNTHETDELIEVPIQALLDKKIYREELMIHEGETSPVYFYHYNSHVIWGATASILKQFLDLVF from the coding sequence ATGGATATTTCTAATAATAACAAATCGATTGATAATATGAAGGACAGGATTAAAAAGGTCCTATCTCAGAGAACAAAAAAGACCATCGTCGATGATAGCTTTAAGCCTTCAGGGGTACTTCTTCCCCTCTTTTACAAAGATGATAAGTACCACATTTTGTTTACAAAGAGAACGGAAGACGTGGAACATCATAAGGGGCAGATTTCTTTCCCAGGAGGGGCTTATGATGAGGGAGATGAGACATTAATGACTACTGCCCTTAGAGAGAGCTATGAGGAAGTAGGCATCAAGAGTGAGGACGTGGAGATACTGGGTGAATTGGATGATATAGTGACTACGACAAAATTTATTATCTCCCCATTTGTGGGTTTTATCCCGTATCCCTATGAATTTGAGGTAAATACCCACGAAACAGATGAGCTCATAGAGGTACCCATACAGGCGTTGCTGGATAAAAAAATATACAGAGAAGAGCTTATGATTCATGAAGGTGAGACTTCCCCGGTTTATTTCTACCACTACAACAGTCATGTTATCTGGGGGGCTACTGCCAGTATATTGAAACAGTTTCTGGATCTGGTCTTTTAA
- the dut gene encoding dUTP diphosphatase, with amino-acid sequence MEEVKVQVKRVREGMDDDVPLPCYMTEHSAGMDLYAAVGEDILIKPGERKLIPTGVAVAIPKGFEAQIRPRSGIAFTNGISLINSPGTIDADYRGEIGVLLINFGTEPFAIKRGDRIAQMVINRVYRASLELTRELDTTERDSGGFGHTGR; translated from the coding sequence ATGGAAGAGGTTAAGGTTCAGGTAAAAAGGGTGAGAGAGGGTATGGATGACGATGTACCTCTACCCTGTTATATGACCGAGCACTCAGCAGGTATGGACCTTTATGCCGCAGTTGGCGAGGATATTCTTATCAAACCGGGAGAAAGAAAGCTAATACCTACAGGTGTTGCTGTTGCAATTCCTAAAGGCTTTGAAGCGCAGATCCGCCCCCGCAGTGGAATAGCTTTCACGAATGGGATAAGCTTGATAAATTCACCTGGCACTATAGATGCAGATTATCGAGGAGAGATAGGGGTTCTGCTTATAAACTTTGGAACTGAACCATTTGCCATAAAAAGAGGTGACCGGATAGCTCAAATGGTAATAAATAGGGTTTACCGCGCCTCTCTCGAGCTTACCCGGGAACTTGATACGACAGAGAGAGACTCCGGAGGGTTTGGGCATACTGGAAGGTAA
- a CDS encoding D-sedoheptulose 7-phosphate isomerase, with protein sequence MKDKIIQSFLDSADLKVRFARENVDRIISVVEVITNAIKQSNKIILFGNGGSAADAQHIAAEFVNRFLIERPPLPALALTTDTSIITSIGNDADFSDIFYKQIIALGVKGDVAIGISTSGNSLNVIKAFQIAKEMGIKTVGITGKNGGKIAKIVDYSLNVASDSTPRIQEVHITIGHTICEMVDYLLFPTING encoded by the coding sequence ATGAAGGATAAGATCATCCAGAGCTTTTTGGACAGTGCTGATTTAAAGGTCAGATTTGCCAGGGAGAATGTGGACAGGATAATCTCTGTAGTCGAAGTGATTACCAATGCTATTAAACAGAGTAACAAGATCATCCTCTTTGGTAATGGCGGAAGTGCTGCTGACGCTCAGCATATTGCTGCCGAGTTTGTAAATCGCTTCTTAATTGAGAGGCCCCCATTGCCGGCATTGGCTTTAACTACGGATACTTCTATAATTACAAGTATAGGTAATGACGCAGATTTTTCTGATATTTTTTATAAACAGATAATAGCATTGGGAGTAAAGGGAGATGTGGCTATTGGCATTAGTACAAGCGGCAATTCGCTTAATGTCATCAAAGCTTTCCAGATTGCAAAAGAGATGGGGATTAAGACAGTCGGGATAACCGGCAAGAACGGGGGAAAGATTGCAAAGATAGTAGATTATTCATTAAACGTTGCTTCGGACAGCACCCCTCGTATCCAGGAGGTACATATAACCATCGGTCATACCATATGTGAGATGGTTGACTATTTGCTATTTCCTACCATAAATGGATAA
- a CDS encoding DUF2442 domain-containing protein, with translation MNPRIKEVHPNDDYTLSIVFENDEERIFDVKPYLDKGIFTQLKDRRIFNSVKPFLGSIQWQNGLDFCPDTLYLESKRANKSPK, from the coding sequence ATGAATCCAAGAATTAAAGAAGTACATCCAAATGATGATTATACATTGAGTATTGTATTTGAAAATGACGAAGAGCGAATCTTTGATGTAAAGCCTTATCTGGACAAAGGCATTTTTACTCAACTGAAAGACCGCCGCATATTTAATTCTGTTAAGCCATTTCTCGGCAGCATACAATGGCAGAATGGGTTGGATTTCTGCCCCGATACATTATATTTAGAAAGCAAAAGAGCTAACAAATCGCCAAAGTAG
- a CDS encoding helix-turn-helix transcriptional regulator — MVEQIKTLQKIRKLIGWSTKELADKTRLSRNVILRLEAGKPLENENDFIWNIITALKREIRYRKKKNKMNYDQKNEQERVDLKEYFPNLSKGEIKHLFSKEWLQNNAKGYKGAKSKSPDDIRAAIIDLKNQSSEIQSDQLSRKICQKYGHIIYYLKYSKKEADDRLGIAISYAKGLMDSMSDTQRQKYFKGDFQPQYNPKACRWFEIFDKTNNTKGMYATNGGEFFIETLGYFLDYINHDLKLIMDWDEEFHYDINGSLYERDKIRQQNIEKYFPNYKFIRIREKEFEKYL, encoded by the coding sequence ATGGTTGAACAAATAAAAACATTACAAAAAATAAGAAAGTTAATTGGTTGGTCTACTAAGGAGTTAGCCGATAAGACACGATTGTCTCGTAATGTAATTTTGCGATTAGAGGCTGGCAAACCTCTTGAGAATGAAAATGATTTTATATGGAATATAATTACTGCATTGAAACGAGAAATAAGATATCGTAAGAAGAAAAACAAAATGAATTATGACCAGAAGAATGAACAGGAAAGAGTAGATTTGAAAGAATATTTCCCAAATCTATCTAAAGGCGAGATCAAACATTTGTTTAGTAAGGAATGGCTGCAGAATAATGCGAAAGGCTATAAAGGAGCTAAATCTAAATCTCCAGACGATATTAGAGCGGCCATAATCGATTTGAAAAACCAAAGTTCTGAAATTCAGTCAGATCAATTAAGTAGAAAAATTTGCCAGAAATACGGTCATATCATCTATTACTTGAAATACTCTAAAAAGGAAGCTGATGACAGATTAGGTATAGCCATCTCATATGCAAAAGGATTGATGGATTCAATGTCTGATACTCAGCGTCAGAAATATTTTAAAGGCGATTTTCAGCCTCAATATAACCCTAAAGCATGTAGATGGTTTGAAATATTTGATAAAACAAACAATACGAAAGGCATGTATGCTACAAATGGTGGGGAATTTTTCATTGAAACACTTGGTTATTTCCTTGACTACATTAACCATGATTTGAAATTAATAATGGATTGGGATGAGGAATTTCACTATGATATTAATGGGTCTTTATATGAACGTGATAAAATCAGACAACAGAACATAGAAAAATATTTCCCGAATTACAAATTCATAAGAATAAGAGAAAAGGAATTCGAAAAATATCTATAA